From the Spirochaetota bacterium genome, the window AGTATTGGATATTCCCAAATTGTTGATGTGGAGGATTATGATAATCATATTTTACGATCAAAGAGAAGCAGGGGTGAGTGCGAAGGGGATGCCATTCTGTTTTCTTTATGTGGTAGATATTGCTTTATAAATAATCTATTCTTTACACTTCAGTTTGATTATATTACAGTTGAAGCTGAGGGGAGGCAAAAACAGAGACAGGATGGCATATATATAGGATCAATTGATCAAAAAATTACAAGTAAACAAAAATTCTTATCCTTCGAATCTGGGTATAGATTCTAAATTATTGATGTATATAGTGAAATGATAATTATATTTATCATTATGACCACACTCCGGGTATTATCGTTTTGCAGTATGGACATCTTCCATTTTTAATATTATTTGTAATGGAGAAGAAACCGCTTCTTTTAATAATCATCTTATCACAATTATGACAATAGGTGTTTTCCCACTTGTGGCCTGGCACATTTCCGATGTAGGCGTATCTTATACCCTCTGATTTCGCTATTCCCCTGCATCTCTCAAGGGTCTTTACAGGTGTTGGGGGAAGATTTTTCAGGAGATACATTGAATGAAACCTTGTAAAGTGCATTGGCACATCCTGAGAGATATTGCTCTTTACCCATCTGGCCATATTTCTAATATCTTTAGGAGAGTCGTTTTGATTGGGGATCACCAATGTTACAGTCTCAAGCCACTTACCTGATGAACGCACTGTTTCGAGATTTTTCAATACATCTGTAAGATGACCACCACAGATATCTCTATAAAATTTTGAATTGAAGGCCTTGAGGTCAATCTTAACACCATCAAGATTTTTTAATAATTCTCTACTGGCTTTCGGTTTAATGTAACCATTGGAGATAATAACGGATTTAATGCCCATGCCCTTTGTTATGTTGGATGTTTCAGTAATATATTCGAATTGAACAGTAGGTTCATTGTAAGTAAAGGCAATTACATTAGATTTTAAGGATTTAGCCCTCTTTACTATATCTTTGGGGATTATTCTAATTGCGTCTAAATCTTCAGGTTTTGATTGAGATAGCTGCCAATTCTGACAGAATTTACACGAAAGGTTGCATCCTGCTGTGGCAAGGGAGAGGGCCATCGATCCCGGAAGAAAATGGTTAAGCGGTTTCTTCTCTATCGGATCCATGTGAATTGCAGCAATACGAGAGTAAACGAGTGAATAAAGCTTGCCATTGATATTTTCCCGTACCCTGCATACTCCCCTCTCCCCAACATCTAATAGGCATTCATTAGGGCAGAGTTGGCAAAGAACCCTATCCTTATTTATCGCTTTCCAATGCGAGGCGATTCTTTTAAAACCACCCTCATCCCTTGATAGAGAAAAGAGGGGATCCCCCTTATATGAATAGAGTATTGAACCTCCAATAATTAAGCTACATAGAGTATTACAACCCCTACTTAACAATTCCTTTCTACTTATTTCATTATAAATCATAGGTCGCCTTCGCTAAAAACGATTGCCTGAAATCTATAAATCTGTGCTCCATATTTCCATGCATAATCGGGAAGACCTGACTTTCTACAGGTGTGAATCAAAAATTCCTCTCTATTCCAGTTCCATTCCACAGGTACCTGCGGAAGCAAAAGCCCCTTACGATGCCCCTTCTCAATGATGAGTCCATCCCTTCCAACCTTAATTTCATCAATAGACTCCACAATTTGAGGTTTAGTCAACACCGATATTTCAATCTCAATATCATTGAATTCTGCTTTATCTAAAGGCGAGAATCGTGGATCTCTAAATGCCGCGTTATATGAATTTTCGATTACCGCCTTGTTTAAGGGTTTAATACCTAATACATACCCAATGCATCCCCTTAGATTGCCCTTCTTTTTTAGAGTAACGAAAACACCAGTTTCATTACGACAGTTCTTTGGCACATTATCAGATTGGATTTCAAGATTTTTATTCTTATGCAGCACTGATTCAATATTTTTTCGTGCAATATATAGTAGATATCTCTTATCTTTATCCGTGAGTTGAAAATCCTCGTTTTTTATAATTTGTCCCTCCTCATTACCTTTTAAGATTGTACCACTATAACAGATTGACACATAACTTACTGAATTATTATAGTCACCTGTAATATTGCCAGATGTATCGTAAGATATGACCTCAGCCTTAAAATCCCTAATAGGTAGGGCTAAAGCAATTTTTATCGCATTCCTACCACAGGCTGTAATACCTGTTTTATTCACATAGGAACAAAAGTTGTCTAAATCCTTGTTTATTATGTGTTTAACAGCGCCAAAATCTAAATCCCTAATCTTTTTTCTGAGTATGTCCTGATTATTGCTCCTAAAGGGAAGATAATCAAATCTATCGCCATAATGAGTGAAATCTGAACTCACTATGATGAGTGGACGCCTTTTATCCTTGATTGCCCTTACAATTGAGCTTGAAATTTTAACAGAATCATCTCTGGTTATATTGCCTACAAGTATAGGGATAATTTCGATATCCGACCTCAGTCTATCCCTATATATTCGCTGCAAGAAGGGGATATGAATCTCAATTGAATGCTCTTGTCTGTGCGCAGCCCTGTTTGTTTGGAATAGGGGTCCATACAATAGCTTATTGACTATGCTCTTTGCAACCCTTACCCTGCCTAGCGGTGTCTCATAGAAATCAACAGGCAGGATGGAGCATCCATGAAAGTGGCTATAATGAGATGGAGCAATAATTACAATAATTTCAGGAGATAACCGTTTAACTAAATCATATCCCCTAGCCGCTACACTCCCGGAATATATATAACCGGCATGAGGTAGAATTAGAAGCAGTGGATTTGATAACGTTTTTTTTCTATCAATGTCTGTAATAAGATCATCAATTGTGGATGCAAGCTTTGATGAATTAGCTGAATACCATCTTCCAGCTAAAGCAGATTGCCTAACCTCTGAGCTTATCTTTGATTTACAAAAGAGTGTGAGCAGTAAAATGATATTTATGAAATTCCATAATCTCATTTTTGATTATCTCACTGATAATTTATTAGATTATGCCACATAATATATTTTCATCCGATATCTTTCAACAATTTTACCTTTTTTTTATATGTTTATATATAAATTCTCAATCAATATCAGTCAAAGCGCCCTAATCTTGATCAGCTCTATAAGTAATGTCTTCAATCCAGAAATACTAATTCTTTTTTTATCAATTCTTGGCTTGACATTTACAATAATTGCTTCTATAAACTCAATATAATTGTGAATATATATTATAGAATATTGATCAGTTCCTCTGCAATGGTTGCGTATTATATCGTGTCACCCTGTTTAGCGATAAAAGAAAGGATGGAAATACACATAATATTAGCTTAGCTGATGGTAGATTTTTACATCTTTATGTATTATGTATATTCCAAAATATCTTAGGTGTGGCTTTTGCAGGATTAGTTATTGTCTAATAAATGAGCAGGATATCGCATTATTTCACACTTTCAAATAAGGAGCATATTTATGAATAGCATAATTAAAGATTTAGCGGTTTTACTCTTTGCTGCTGGTGATGAAATTGAAAGAAAAGCAGAAGAAATTAAAAAAAGAAGAGAAGAGAGATTCAGTATGTTTTATGAGAAAATAAGAGAAAAGCAGGAGGATTTTACATCAAAACATGCTGAAGAGATACAAAAGGCAAAGGATAGACTCTCTGAAATAGCAAACAAAGCTGGCCTTGCTACCAAAGCGGAGATCGATGATATGAAGAATATAGTATCCGATATAGATAAAAAGTTAGATAAGCTTATGAAAGAGAAATAGACTATTGCTAAATTATTAGATGAAAATCCAAAAGAGATTCCTTCGGGTTGCATGGTTATTCTTTAAGATATTCATTGATTTTCATAAAGAATACAGACTGATTCGCAAAAGGGGATTTAATTATGCACTCCCTAAAATGGAAAAATCTCACAAAAAAAGGGCGACTGAGCTTTATAATCTTGCTCTATCACTGGAAGGTGTATTAATAAAACTTTGTCAGTTCATAAGCTCAAGAAGGGATTTTTTCCCCTCCCCCTATATTGAAATTCTCACTCCACTTCAGGACGAAGTTCCATCTATTGATTTTAAAGAAATTGAGAAGATAATTGAACAGGAATATAGGGATTACAAGACTATATTCAAAACAATTGAAAGGATACCAATAGCCTCCGCC encodes:
- the amrS gene encoding AmmeMemoRadiSam system radical SAM enzyme yields the protein MIYNEISRKELLSRGCNTLCSLIIGGSILYSYKGDPLFSLSRDEGGFKRIASHWKAINKDRVLCQLCPNECLLDVGERGVCRVRENINGKLYSLVYSRIAAIHMDPIEKKPLNHFLPGSMALSLATAGCNLSCKFCQNWQLSQSKPEDLDAIRIIPKDIVKRAKSLKSNVIAFTYNEPTVQFEYITETSNITKGMGIKSVIISNGYIKPKASRELLKNLDGVKIDLKAFNSKFYRDICGGHLTDVLKNLETVRSSGKWLETVTLVIPNQNDSPKDIRNMARWVKSNISQDVPMHFTRFHSMYLLKNLPPTPVKTLERCRGIAKSEGIRYAYIGNVPGHKWENTYCHNCDKMIIKRSGFFSITNNIKNGRCPYCKTIIPGVWS
- the amrB gene encoding AmmeMemoRadiSam system protein B, producing the protein MRLWNFINIILLLTLFCKSKISSEVRQSALAGRWYSANSSKLASTIDDLITDIDRKKTLSNPLLLILPHAGYIYSGSVAARGYDLVKRLSPEIIVIIAPSHYSHFHGCSILPVDFYETPLGRVRVAKSIVNKLLYGPLFQTNRAAHRQEHSIEIHIPFLQRIYRDRLRSDIEIIPILVGNITRDDSVKISSSIVRAIKDKRRPLIIVSSDFTHYGDRFDYLPFRSNNQDILRKKIRDLDFGAVKHIINKDLDNFCSYVNKTGITACGRNAIKIALALPIRDFKAEVISYDTSGNITGDYNNSVSYVSICYSGTILKGNEEGQIIKNEDFQLTDKDKRYLLYIARKNIESVLHKNKNLEIQSDNVPKNCRNETGVFVTLKKKGNLRGCIGYVLGIKPLNKAVIENSYNAAFRDPRFSPLDKAEFNDIEIEISVLTKPQIVESIDEIKVGRDGLIIEKGHRKGLLLPQVPVEWNWNREEFLIHTCRKSGLPDYAWKYGAQIYRFQAIVFSEGDL